Within the Serratia sp. UGAL515B_01 genome, the region TGCTATGACATTAGGCAGGTTGAATGGTGACCGGATTGTTAATACCGTAGGAAGATATCAGGTACTGATAATGGGCAGCCTGTGTGCTGCATTAGGGCTGGTACTGGCCATCAGCTTAGATAACGTAACGGCTTCATTGACGGGTTTTATGCTGGTCGGCCTCGGTGCATCCAATGTCGTGCCTATCTTGTTCACCGCAGCAGGTAATCAAACAACCATGCCTGCCAATCTGGCTATCGCCTCAGTCACGACGGTCGGCTACACCGGCATTCTTGCTGGCCCTGCATTAATCGGGTTTATCGCACAGATCTCCAGCCTAACGTTTGCTTTTGCCTGTGTTGCCGCACTGCTGATGATTGTTACCGTCAGTGCAAAAGCAATAACCCGCTAATTTCAGGGACGTACTGCCATGTTAAAAATCAAACAGCGAAACATCGACGCCAACTACATCACTCGCAGTTTTTGGCTGTTTATTGTGCTGCTAGTCATTGTCATCGGCTTGTACGGATATAATTATACCAATGCCTATCTGACAGAGAAAAAATACGCCGTTAATAGCGTGGCTGCTGCCCTGCAAAAACGTATTGATAGCTATCGTTATCTTACCGATCAGATCTATGACAGATTCGGCAACTTAGCATCACAACCTATCGACCAAATGCCGCAAGAAACACGTCTGCGCCCAGATGTTTATTATGTTGAAAGGCTGGGAAGAAGCGATGCCGTGATTTTTGGCAATCACGACAGTACTACATCGACCATGATTGCCAATATTTCGGACTTCCTTGATTCCCGCTGGGGAGAGAAAGCTGAAAACTATTCGATGTATTACCTCAACGGACAAGATAATAGTCTGAGCCTGGTAACAACCCAATCGTTCAAAGAATTGACTTCACGATTGAAAGAAAACTACCTCACTGCATCAGCATCAGAGCTACGCGCTGAAATGCTGCAACAGGTCAATATGCTGGATCAACGGGAGAGTTTCTCTAACTTGCGGAAGCATCGCTTCCAGAATACCTATTCATTCTCTATCCGTACTACCTTTAATCAACCAGGGCATCTGGCTACGGTGATCGCCTTCGACCTGCCGATTAACGATATTGTTCCTCTTAATATGGCAAGTTCCAATTTTCTGCTTCTCCCCGATGAAAATGGGTTAGACGGCGATGATTCTGCAACCGAAAACACAGCTAATACCGTCGTCGTGTTGAAAAGAAGTTGGGTTGAATTCAATACCTCATTGCTAAACTCCCCGCTGAAATTGGTTTATCGCGTTTCCGTCATTAATCTGGTGCTAGATTTGTTGCGCAACAACCTATGGCTGTTAATGGGCAATTTGCTGTTGCTGGTACTCTCAATGACGGGGCTCTACTTCATTCGGCAGCAATACATTCGCCCCAGTGAGAATATGGCAGCCAAGCTGGAAGAAGAGCAGGCTCTGAATAGAGAGATAGTCTCCAGTCTTCCTTGCGGTTTACTGGTTTATGATTTTGCCAATAATAGCGTTATTGCCAGTAACAAGATCGCCGAACATCTGATGCCACACCTTAACCTACAAAAAATTACCCATATGGCAGAACAGCATCATGGCGTGATTCAAGCAACGGTAAACAATGAAGTCTATGAAGTCCGTCTCTTCAGCAGCCTACGCTCAACAGAAACATACCTATTTATAATGAGCGATCAAGACAAAGAAGTGATAATGAACAAAAGGTTGCAACAGGCTAGCCGTGAGTACGATAAAAACGTTCAGGCACGTAAATTGATGCTGCATAATCTCGGAACAGAACTCAACCAACCTGTGTATCAGATGCACAGTTTGATCGGTAGCCTGCATGGGCAAACTGATGAAGAACAACAAAAGACAATAGTCAAACAACTGCATTCTGTCTCTTCGTCAGTTTTGGGACTGATTGACAATATCACTCTACTAACGCGCCTGGAAACTCAAAATTGGCAGCCCGCCAACCACTCCTTCACCCCCTCAATACTTATAGAGGCATTACTGTTGGAGATCCTGCCTGCGATACACCAGAAAGGGCTCACTTTGTTCAACCATTTCCATCTGAGTATGGACCAACAATATGTCGGTGATACCACCGCGCTAGGTAAAATAATTTCATTGCTACTTCACTATGCCGTCATCACTACCGCCTTTGGCAAGGTTTCACTGGTAGTCAAACATGAAGCGACTAAGCCAGAACAGCTGGTCATTCATATTAATGACACTGGTGCCGGAATGACCAATGAAGAAATTGATAACTTGACTTATCCCTTCGTTAGACAACCC harbors:
- the rcsD gene encoding phosphotransferase RcsD — encoded protein: MLKIKQRNIDANYITRSFWLFIVLLVIVIGLYGYNYTNAYLTEKKYAVNSVAAALQKRIDSYRYLTDQIYDRFGNLASQPIDQMPQETRLRPDVYYVERLGRSDAVIFGNHDSTTSTMIANISDFLDSRWGEKAENYSMYYLNGQDNSLSLVTTQSFKELTSRLKENYLTASASELRAEMLQQVNMLDQRESFSNLRKHRFQNTYSFSIRTTFNQPGHLATVIAFDLPINDIVPLNMASSNFLLLPDENGLDGDDSATENTANTVVVLKRSWVEFNTSLLNSPLKLVYRVSVINLVLDLLRNNLWLLMGNLLLLVLSMTGLYFIRQQYIRPSENMAAKLEEEQALNREIVSSLPCGLLVYDFANNSVIASNKIAEHLMPHLNLQKITHMAEQHHGVIQATVNNEVYEVRLFSSLRSTETYLFIMSDQDKEVIMNKRLQQASREYDKNVQARKLMLHNLGTELNQPVYQMHSLIGSLHGQTDEEQQKTIVKQLHSVSSSVLGLIDNITLLTRLETQNWQPANHSFTPSILIEALLLEILPAIHQKGLTLFNHFHLSMDQQYVGDTTALGKIISLLLHYAVITTAFGKVSLVVKHEATKPEQLVIHINDTGAGMTNEEIDNLTYPFVRQPQADRFSHASGLTFFLCNQLCRKLNGQLEIRSKIDIGTRYTVRIAMELQKKEEETTERLLDDVTVLLKITSEEIRSIVTNLLDAYGASCIVAADSQNSKNFDFMITDDPQQTSDYTLLVTNDVLGWQKLNQHYVQANYNLHSAMIDAILALIEQRLTVLEQDANSLLNPTTNDGQYFERKLESTDYYSLFIDTVPDDVKKLYTLANGADFTALSQTVHRLKGVFAMLNLLPAKQLCESLEQHIADGDAFKIENNISQIDFFVSRLLQQGSQPHE